The Amycolatopsis coloradensis sequence TGCCCGTGGACACCTCGATCCACTGGCACGGCCTGGCGTTGCGCAATGACATGGACGGAGTTCCCGACCTCACCCAGGCTCGGACCAAGCCGGGCGAGGCGTTCACCTATCGGTTCATGGCGCCGTCGCCGGGCACGTACTGGTTCCATCCGCGCACCGGCACGCAGCTCGACCGCGGACTGTACGCGCCCGCTGATCGTCGAGGACCCTGCCGAACCCGGCGGTTACGACGCGGAGTGGACGGTCGTGCTCGACGACTGGATCGACGGCACCGCACCACTCCAGACCGGGTCCTCGCGACTCTTCAGCGGGGCGGCGGTCACTCGATGCACGGCATGGGCGGCCGAACACTGGACGGAGACGTCACCTACCCGCACTACCTGTTCAACGGCCGCGTCGGCGGCGCACCGGCGACGTTCACCGCCAAGCCCGCGCACCGCGTGCGGATCCGGTTCATCAACGCCGGCTCCGACACCGCGTTCCGGGTCGCGCTCGGCGGCCACCGCACGACCGTCACCCAGACCGGCGGCTTCCCGGTCACACCGGTCGACACCGATGCACTGCTCATCGGCGTGGGCGAGCCCTCGAGCAACTCGACACCGGCAAGGACCTCGCCGACCACTCGCAAAGCCACTGCCCCCACCAAGAAGACAGCGGCCGCGGTTGTCGGTCCACGATGACGATCGCGATCCAGGGAACCGAAAACACGACCGGTCACAGCTGAGTCATCACTTCTCTGGCACGCAAGGCACGAACGAACTGTGGCCCTGCCCATGGAAGCGGAATCGGCAACGGGCGGGCGCGAACCGTCACTCGCCCAGCCGGTCGCATACCCTCCGACACTCTACTAAGATTTATAGTAGAGCACTGGGCCGAGACCGAGGAGGCGCGATGGCCGGATTCTGCCCACTCGGCATCTCAGCGGCGGCTTACCTGATCGGCATTCTCGACGAGATCGAACGAGCGGGCTTCGAACGACACCTTCGGTTTTGCCGGAGCTGCCGCCAGGAAGCCGATGACCTGACGCCGGTCGTCCGGCTGCTCCAGGCCATGAAGGCCGACATGACAACGAAGAAGCGCCGGCCTGCCCGGAGCCCTTGACCGTCCAGTCCGTTCACCCTTCCCCGGAACGACGAACGCCACGTCGGCGATCTACCTACTATAACCCGTAGTAGCGAGGTCGGCGCATGATCCGCCTGGCAACGTGGACGACAGCGAGGAGCGACAGTGACGGTCTTCGGCACCCACGTGCCCATTTCGAGCTGGACGCTGGTCGCGCTGGTAGCCGGCTGCCTGGTCAGCGTGCCACTGGCCAAGCTGCTCGCGGCCCGCACCGGCTGGGGCAGGAACGCGACGCTGACAACTCTCATACTGCTCGCCGCCGGCCTGGCCATCACCCTGACTCCCGGCGAAGACTCCGGCTTCAGTGAGTTTCACCCTTGCCTGTCCATCGGTACCGCAGACCCGATCGACGGGCTCCTGCACTCCGGTGGCGGGCTCGGCGGCACTCTGCTGAACGCCCTGCTGCCGCTTCCCCTGACCTGTGCGGCGACCCTGGCGACCGAACGCGCGCTGCCGACGTTGCTTTTCGCGTTCCTGCTTCCCGCGCTCATCGAGCCGTTGCAGATGCTGATCCCAGGCCGTTACTGCAGTCTGTCCGACCAGGCCGCCAACACGGTCGGCGCCGTACTCGGCGTGACGCTCGGCTACCTGCTGCTGCGACGAGCGAGCAGGCATGGATCCGATGACGCCACGCCCGAGCAGGCCCACGATCAGGGCCGTGGAGACGCGCGGTAGCCCAGTCCCTCGATCGCCTTGACCACATCCTGGACACTGCTTCGGTCCGCGTCCAGCTCGACGGTGCTGATCCCCTTTTTCACGGTCGTCTGCGTACTCAGCACACCAGGGAGGTCTTCCAGCGCGTCGTCGATGAGCAAGGCGCAGCTACCGCAGTGCATGCCGTCGACCTGGAAGATGAACTTCTCAGTTGATGCCATGGTGGACTCCTTGACTCAGACGACGGTGATGACGCCGGTGTACATGCCCATGCTGCAGGCGTAATCCAGCCGCCCGGGCCGCAGGACGCCCAGGTCGATCCGTGTCTCGCCCTTGACGGGCAGGATCTTCTGCTCGTCTCGGATGACGAACGACCGCACGCAGCCCTGTGCCCCTTCCGACTTGACCACTAGCGTGGTGGGCACCCCGGATTTCGCCTGAACGTTCTCGGGGCTGTAGGAACCGGTGCGCGCGGTGATCACAACGGTCTGCTTTCCCTCCACTGTGGACGCGGCTGCGGTATCGACGGCCGCGTCCGAGCCGCCGACGGCTTGAGCGATGCGCCTGGCGGACAGTGGCGATCCGGCGAGTTCCAAACCTCCGTTGAGGGTATAGAAGCCCATCGCCAGCACTACGAGCCCGGTCACGAGGGCCAGCCTTCCTTGCCAGGCGGTCGCGGCCTTGCGGGCGGCGTAGCCGAGGATCGCGAACAAAGGACCGGTTCCGAGCACGAACACCGCCATCGTCGCCGCGCCGCCGAGTGCGCTGCCCGAGGTCAGCGCCAGGGCTTCGACCGACAACGTCACTCCGCATGGGATGAGGACGGTGGCCAACCCGAGCAGTGCCGGAGCCAGCGCGGCCTGCGACCGAGCCCGATTCCGGACGATCTTCATCCACGAGATCGGCGGTTCGACGACCACCCGGCGGAATCCAGGCACGCCGAGCTGCGCCAGCCCGAAGACGATGATCAAAAGGCCTGCGCCGATCTGGAGCCAGGTGCGGGCGCCGACGGACAGTTCGACGGCGCCGCCGACGGCTCCCAGCAGCGCACCGAGCAGCGTGTGCGAGACCAGCTTGCCGACGAGGAACCCGCCGACCGGCGCGAGGTCATCACCGAGCTGGTTACGCGAGCCGCGTCGCGTTCGTCCTTCGGCCTGGGCTGGAGCGGACAGTGAAGCGGTCGCGGCCTTTTGACGGGTGATCAACCCGGTCAACAGTCCACCTTGGACCGCGGCACAGGACACGCCGCCGGCGAACAGGCCGGTAACCAGTACAGCAGCAAGATTCATGCGAAGAGCCTCCTGCGAGGAAGTAGAGAGGAGTCGACGAGCGCATGCCCGGCACAGCGACCGAAGCGATCGACCGGCCGTGGTGCGGGCAGACTCCTTCTACGTCCGCAGGAGGCAGAGTTCCTCGAGTCGTGGAGCACGAGACCAGACAGCGTAACGCGCTACCACGCGCACTCGCCTAAAGGTCGCCACCAGGCCTCGTAGTCGCGAAGGTGGCAAGGTCGTGACAGCCGCGACGACCGCGAAGAGGAAGGCCAGGCAGGTCGCCAAAGTCCCACCCGAACCGTCGTGACCAGGCAAACCGCCATCGACGGAGGTCATCGTTTCCGGCGCGCAGTAGGCGGCACCGGGCTCGGGAGCGATATGCGTCTCCGCAGAGGCCATGCCGTGTGCCATCGGCATCGCCATGCCTTCAGTGCATTGCAGACCGGCGGCGAACGCCAAGCCGACGAAGACGGCCAGCACGGCGACAAGCTGTGCGAGCCGTCCTCGCACGGCCGTCGTCCGGCGGGCTGTCCGCGTCACGACGGCGATGATACGGAGCCCGGACGTCAATTCCCCGTTCGGCTCCGCAAGCGCTCCGCTTACATCGGGCATTTCGTCTCTGACCGTAGACAGAGCGTCTCCAGAAAGGCCAGCGTCTGCGCTCGAATCCATCGAAGGGACGCCGCCGTGACCACACCACCCGACCGTCCGGACAGCTCAGCCGACACCGAACCCGCGGATCGGCCGGAGCCGAGGCCTCGCTGGGTACTCACAGTCGCGGCGGTCGCGATCACACTGCTCGTCATCTGCGTGGTCCCACACTTGGCCGGCGTGAACATCGGCGGGAACCGATGAATCCGCGACCGCGCAAGCTGTCGCTCAGCGTCCACATCGCGACGTCGCTCGGCCGGCTCGGCGCCGTGGCGGCGTTTCTGGCGCTCGCCATCGTCGGCCTGACCACTGAAGACATCCGGTCCGCACGCGCGGCGTCGGCCGCGCGACGCTGTACAAGTACTTCTCGGACGTCGAGGCGATCCTGATCGCCTGGCACCAGCGCCAGATCGCTCGCCACTCGAACCTGCTCACCGCGGCGAAAGATCGCGCCACCGACCGCTGGACCGGCTCACCGCCGCACTCGAGGCCTACGCCCTGATCTCTCTCATGTACACCACGGCACGGAACTGGTGGCCTTGCTCCACCGGGGCGAGCACGTCGAACACGCCAGAGAGCATCTCAAGGGTTTCGTCGAGACACCGATCGCCGACGGCGCACGATCCGGCGATCTCCGCGAGGACGTTCCGCCCGCCGAGCTCGCCACGTTCTGCCTGCACGCGCTCACCGCGGCCGACCGGATGCGGTCGAAGGCGGCCGTCCGGCGCCTTGTCCAGGTCACCCTGACCGGGCTGCTTCGCCGCCTCTGAGCAACGAGGCAGCACAACAGAGTCGTCCCGCCACGACAATGGTGAAGACTTGCCACACAACTACTATTGCACTTAGTATCAGCGAGGCCAGGGCGCTCTCGTAGCGCTCCGCGCCGCCCGCGTCGACCCCTCCCCCTTTGGCGACGCGCGCAGGCGGGTGCGAGGTCCCACGTGACTCCGCACCCGCCTTTTTCGCACCGTCGACGCGATATATTCAATCCGATTAATCCCAAAAGGCAACACCCCGCCGTCGGCCCACTCGTCGACATTCCCGCATCCCGGGACACGACAGATCACTCGATCACACTGCGTTCAAATAGAGTTCACTCTCAACTACCACGGGTAGTAGCCAGGCAGGAAATCGGGTGATTTCTTCGCCAGTAGCAGAACTAATACGATT is a genomic window containing:
- a CDS encoding multicopper oxidase domain-containing protein, translated to MSPFTRRAFLGAGALAVTGLTACTTENRLILPTDPLVGRTETARGGTGRTRSVTLTAATGQIDLGGPVVDPWTYDDVAPGREIRVTAGDLLEARLVNRLPVDTSIHWHGLALRNDMDGVPDLTQARTKPGEAFTYRFMAPSPGTYWFHPRTGTQLDRGLYAPADRRGPCRTRRLRRGVDGRARRLDRRHRTTPDRVLATLQRGGGHSMHGMGGRTLDGDVTYPHYLFNGRVGGAPATFTAKPAHRVRIRFINAGSDTAFRVALGGHRTTVTQTGGFPVTPVDTDALLIGVGEPSSNSTPARTSPTTRKATAPTKKTAAAVVGPR
- a CDS encoding zf-HC2 domain-containing protein, with product MAGFCPLGISAAAYLIGILDEIERAGFERHLRFCRSCRQEADDLTPVVRLLQAMKADMTTKKRRPARSP
- a CDS encoding VanZ family protein; this translates as MTVFGTHVPISSWTLVALVAGCLVSVPLAKLLAARTGWGRNATLTTLILLAAGLAITLTPGEDSGFSEFHPCLSIGTADPIDGLLHSGGGLGGTLLNALLPLPLTCAATLATERALPTLLFAFLLPALIEPLQMLIPGRYCSLSDQAANTVGAVLGVTLGYLLLRRASRHGSDDATPEQAHDQGRGDAR
- a CDS encoding heavy-metal-associated domain-containing protein, which encodes MASTEKFIFQVDGMHCGSCALLIDDALEDLPGVLSTQTTVKKGISTVELDADRSSVQDVVKAIEGLGYRASPRP
- a CDS encoding sulfite exporter TauE/SafE family protein; this encodes MNLAAVLVTGLFAGGVSCAAVQGGLLTGLITRQKAATASLSAPAQAEGRTRRGSRNQLGDDLAPVGGFLVGKLVSHTLLGALLGAVGGAVELSVGARTWLQIGAGLLIIVFGLAQLGVPGFRRVVVEPPISWMKIVRNRARSQAALAPALLGLATVLIPCGVTLSVEALALTSGSALGGAATMAVFVLGTGPLFAILGYAARKAATAWQGRLALVTGLVVLAMGFYTLNGGLELAGSPLSARRIAQAVGGSDAAVDTAAASTVEGKQTVVITARTGSYSPENVQAKSGVPTTLVVKSEGAQGCVRSFVIRDEQKILPVKGETRIDLGVLRPGRLDYACSMGMYTGVITVV
- a CDS encoding DUF6153 family protein, with translation MTRTARRTTAVRGRLAQLVAVLAVFVGLAFAAGLQCTEGMAMPMAHGMASAETHIAPEPGAAYCAPETMTSVDGGLPGHDGSGGTLATCLAFLFAVVAAVTTLPPSRLRGLVATFRRVRVVARYAVWSRAPRLEELCLLRT